A section of the Pseudomonas fluorescens genome encodes:
- the fliG gene encoding flagellar motor switch protein FliG, with protein MSDNRASVAKLTRVDKAAVLLLSLGETDAAQVLRHMGPKEVQRVGVAMAQMRNVHREQVEQVMSEFVEIVGDQTSLGVGSDSYIRKMLTSALGEDKANGLIDRILLGGNTSGLDSLKWMEPRAVADVIRYEHPQIQAIVVAYLDPDQAGEVLGHFDHKVRLDIILRVSSLNTVQPAALKELNTILEKQFSGNSNAARTTLGGIKRAADIMNFLDSSVEGQLMDSIREIDDTLSVQIEDLMFVFNNLSDVDDRGIQALLREVSSDVLVLALKGSDEGVKEKIFKNMSKRASELLRDDLEAKGPVRVSDVETAQKEILTIARRMAEAGEIVLGGKGGEEMI; from the coding sequence ATGAGTGATAATCGAGCCTCTGTTGCCAAGCTGACCCGGGTCGACAAAGCCGCCGTGCTGTTGCTGTCCCTGGGTGAGACCGACGCGGCCCAAGTGCTGCGCCATATGGGCCCCAAGGAAGTGCAACGGGTCGGCGTGGCCATGGCGCAGATGCGCAATGTGCACCGCGAGCAAGTCGAGCAGGTGATGAGCGAGTTCGTCGAGATCGTCGGCGACCAGACCAGCCTGGGCGTCGGCTCCGACAGCTACATCCGCAAGATGCTCACCTCGGCCCTGGGCGAAGACAAAGCCAACGGCTTGATCGACCGTATCCTGCTGGGCGGCAACACCAGCGGCCTGGACAGCCTCAAATGGATGGAGCCGCGGGCGGTGGCGGACGTGATCCGTTACGAGCACCCGCAGATCCAGGCGATTGTCGTGGCCTATCTGGACCCGGACCAGGCCGGCGAAGTGCTTGGCCATTTCGATCATAAAGTGCGCCTGGATATCATCCTGCGTGTCTCGTCGTTGAACACCGTGCAACCGGCGGCCCTGAAAGAGCTGAACACGATCCTGGAGAAGCAGTTCTCCGGCAACTCCAACGCGGCACGCACCACCCTGGGGGGTATCAAGCGCGCGGCCGACATCATGAACTTCCTCGACAGTTCGGTGGAAGGTCAGTTGATGGACTCGATCCGCGAGATCGACGATACCCTGTCGGTACAGATCGAAGACCTGATGTTCGTGTTCAACAACCTCTCCGATGTCGACGACCGTGGCATCCAGGCATTGCTGCGCGAAGTGTCCTCCGATGTGCTGGTGCTGGCCCTCAAGGGGTCGGATGAAGGCGTCAAGGAGAAAATCTTCAAGAACATGTCCAAGCGCGCCTCCGAACTGTTGCGCGACGACCTCGAAGCCAAGGGCCCGGTGCGCGTCAGCGACGTGGAAACTGCACAGAAAGAAATCCTCACCATTGCCCGCCGTATGGCCGAAGCCGGAGAAATCGTCCTCGGCGGGAAGGGCGGCGAAGAAATGATCTAA